The genomic segment GAGATGGTCCGCGACACGGTCTCCTACCTCGTCGCGCAGGGCCGCAGGGTCTTCGTCGACTGCGAGCACTTCTTCGACGGCTACCGCGCCAACCCCGAGTACGCCAAGGCCGTCGTCCGCGCCGCCTCCGAGGCCGGCGCCGACGTCGTCATCCTGTGCGACACCAACGGCGGCATGCTGCCCGCCCAGGTCCAGGCCGTCGTCTCCACCGTCGTCGCCGACACCGGTGCCCGGCTCGGTATCCACGCCCAGGACGACACCGGCTGCGCCGTCGCCAACACCCTCGCCGCCGTCGACGCGGGCGCCACCCACGTCCAGTGCACCGCCAACGGCTACGGCGAACGCGTCGGCAACGCCAACCTCTTCCCCGTCGTCGCCGCCCTGGAGCTCAAGTACGGCAAGCAGGTCCTGCCCGAGGGCTCGCTGCGCGAGATGACGCGCGTCTCGCACGCCATCGCCGAGGTCGTGAACCTCACCCCCTCCACGCACCAGCCCTACGTCGGCGTCTCCGCCTTCGCGCACAAGGCCGGACTGCACGCCTCCGCCATCAAGGTCGACCCGGACCTCTACCAGCACATCGACCCGGACCTCGTCGGCAACCGCATCCGCATGCTGGTCTCCGACATGGCGGGCCGCGCCTCCATCGAGCTCAAGGGCAAGGAGCTCGGCGTCGACCTCGGCGACGACCGCGAGCTGATCGGCCGCGTCGTGGACCGCGTCAAGGAGCGCGAACTCCAGGGCTACACGTACGAGGCCGCCGACGCCTCCTTCGAACTGCTGCTCCGCGAGGAGGCCGAGGGCCGCGCCCGCCGCTACTTCCGCGTCGAGTCCTGGCGGGCCATCGTCGAGGACCGCCCCGACGGCACGCACGCCAACGAAGCCACCGTGAAGCTGTGGGCCAAGGGCGAGCGCATCGTCGCCACCGCGGAGGGCAACGGCCCGGTCAACGCCCTCGACCGGGCGCTGCGGGTCGGCCTCGAACGCATCTACCCGCAGCTCGCCAAGTTGGAGCTCGTCGACTACAAGGTCCGCATCCTGGAGGGCAAGCACGGCACGTCCTCCACCACGCGCGTCCTGATCTCCACGACCGACGGCGTCGGCGAGTGGTCGACGGTCGGCGTCGCCGAGAACGTCATCGCCGCGTCGTGGGGCGCCCTTGAGGACGCCTACACCTACGGACTGCTGCGGGCCGGGGTCGAGCCCGTGGAGTAGTCCGCGGGAGGAGGGGTACGCCGGTGGGGTCCGCGCCCCCCGTCGGGGGTCCGTCTGGGTTACGTTCGAAGTATGAGGAATCGGACGAAGCGGATCACGGTGGGACTCTCCGGACTGCTGCTCACCCTGGGTGCCGTGTCGTTCACGGCGGCGCCCGGGGTCGCGGCGGCTCCTGCGGCTTCGGCGGCATCCGGGACGCAGGACGCCTCCAGCGTGTCGGTCGTGGCCGACGCCTGGAAGAAGAGTCCGGTCTACGTCGATCCCGCGGCGTCGGACCAGCTCTCCGGGGAGCAGGCCGACGCCCTCGCCGAGAAGATCAAGAAGGCCGACAAGCCGGTCTTCGTCGCCGTGCTGCCGGACGACTTCCCGCAGCAGGCCCTCTTCCGCCAGCTGCGCACCGAGACCGGCGTGACCGGTCTCTACGCGGTCCGGCTCGGCGACGGCTTCGACGCGAAGGCCGACCGGTCCGTGCTGACCGGCAACGCCGTCGCCAACCTCGTCTCCCTGGTCCAGGGCGAGAACGCCCCGCAGCAGCTCGACCGCTTCGTCGGCCAGGCCCTCGTCCAGGCCCGCGGCAGGGCCCCCGAGTCCTGGGGCGGCGGCACGGACAACAGCGTCTCGCCGGGCGCCCTGATCGGGGTCGGCGTGGTCGTCGTGGCGGGCGCGGGAGGCGCGTACGCGATCGTCCGGCGCAAGAAGCGGCGCCACGAGGAGATGCAGCGCGAATCGCTGCGCAAGCTGTCCGTCGTCGTCGACGAGGACATCACCGCGTTCGGCGAGGAGCTCGACCGGCTCGACTTCCACCCCGCGGAGGCCGGCGCGGACGACGCGATGCGCGCGGACTACGAGCGCGCGCTCGACTCGTACGAGAAGGCGAAGTCGTACATGGCGGCCGCGACGCGCCCCGAGGACGTACGGGCCGTCACCCAGGCGCTGGAGGACGGCCGCTTCTCGCTGGCCCTGCTCGCCGCGCGCCGGGAAGGGCGCGAGCTGCCCGAGCGGCGGGCCCCCTGCTTCTTCGACCCCCGGCACGGCCCCTCGGTCGAGGACGCGACGTGGGCGCCCGCGAACGGCGCGGAGCGCTCGGTCCCGGTGTGCGCGGCGGACGCGGCACGTCTGGCGGACGGCGAGGACCCGATGGTGCGGACCGTCGCCACGGAGTCCGGGGAGCGGCGCCCCTACTGGGAGGCCGGACCCGCGTACGGGCCGTGGGCGGGCGGGTACTTCGGCGGCGGCATCCTGCCGGGGCTCCTCGTCGGCACGATGCTCGGCGGCATGATGTCGAGCCCCGCGTACGCGGCGGACCACGGCGCCGGATACGGGGACTTCGGTGGCGGCTACGAAGGCGGCGACTACTCGGGAGCGGACTTCGACCCGTCGGACTTCGGGGGCGGGGACTTCGGCGGTGGCGGGGGTTTCGGGGGCGGCGGCGACTTCGGCGGCGGTGGGGACTTCGGGGGCGGGGGCGGGTTCTGAGCCCCGACGGTTGACGCCACACTTAACGAGACGATACGGTCCGTCTTGTTGTCAGTCGTTGAGTGCGCGTCGTTCGAGTGCGGGGAGGCCGTCGTGAGCCAGGTCCAGGTCCATGAGCAGTACGTCGAGGTCGCGCCGGGGGTCCGCGTATGGACGGAACGGCGCGGTGCGCCCGACGCCCCCGCGCTGCTGCTTGTCATGGGCGCCCAGGCTTCCGGGCTCGGCTGGCCCGAACCTCTGGTCGAGGCACTGGCGGCGCACCACCACGTCATCCGCTACGACCACCGCGACACGGGCCGCTCGGACCGCCCCTTCGACGAGAACCCCTACGCCGTCACCGACTTGGCGCGGGACCCGATCGCGGTCCTTGACGCCCTCGGCGTCGAGCGGGCCCACATCGTCGGGTTGTCGCTGGGCGGCATGCTCTGCCAGCTGGTGCTCGCCGATCACCCCGAGCGGGTGCTGAGCGCGACCCTGATGGGGACATGCGCGCTGAGCGAGACACCGTATGTACGCCCGGACGGTGTGCGCGTTCCCGTCGCGGAGCTGCCCGGCATCGCGCCCGAGATCCTGGAGATGTGGTCGCGTCCCGTGGAGGACCACGGCCGGGAGGCGGAGCTGGACCGGCGTGTCGAGCACTGGCGCCTGCTGAGCGGCGACCAACTCCCGTTCGATGCCGCCTACTTCAGGGACCTCGAGCGGGGCATCATCGACCACGCGGGCCGATATCTGGAGTCGTCGGCCCACGCTCTCGCCGACAGCTCCGGCATGGTCCGCACGGCCGAACTCGCCGCGAACCGGGTGCCGGTGCTCGTCGTCTCCGCCACGGCGGAGCCCGTTTTCCCCGTCCCGCACCCGCAGCACATCGCTCAGGTCGTCGCGGGTGCGCGACTGGTGGAGATACCCGGCATGGGGCACGCACTGCCGCCGGCGGTGCACGGATCGCTGGTGAAGGCGATCCTGGAGCACACGGCGGGAGACGCGGTCGAGGGCGTGCGGGCCGGTCGCTGACTCATGACGTCCGTGGAGGCGTTCAGGAACCGGCCTTGATCGCCGAGATGTCGAAGTTCAGCTTGATCTTGTCGGAGACGAGCATGCCGCCGGTCTCCAGCGCGGCGTTCCAGGTGAGGCCCCAGTCCGAGCGCAGGATCTCCGCCTTGCCCTCGAAGCCGACGCGCTCGTTGCCGAACGGGTCCTTGGCCGAGCCGTTGAACTCCAGGTCGATCGTGACCGGCTTCGTGGTGCCCAGGATCGTCAGGTCACCGGTGACGCGGTAGTCGTCGCCGCCCAGCGCCTCCGTCCTGGTGGAACGGAAGGTCATCTCCGGGAACTCGTCGGTCTTGAAGAAGTCCGCGCTCTTCAGGTGACCGTCGCGGTCGGCGTTGCCCGTGTCGATGCTCTCCATCTTGATGTCGAGGGAGGCGGTCGAGCGGGCCGGCTCCGAGCCGTCGAGGTGCAGGGTGCCGGTGAAGTCGAGGAAGGAGCCCTTGACGTTCGTGACCATGGCGTGGCGGGCGACGAAACCGATCGTCGTGTGGGTCGGGTCGATCGTGTACTCACCCGTCAGCGCGGCGAGCTCGGGGCTGACCGCGACGGGCGCGGTGGCGGCGGGGGCGGTGACGGTGTCGTTCTTGCGGCCGAAGATTCCCATGACGTGCTCCTTGGGGGACGAGCTCCGGTGGGGAGCTGCTGGCGGAAGCTGCTGTTGAATGTTCAACGAGATCGAAGGTAGCGCGATTCTGTTCAATATTCAACCTCTGGGATGGGGTGAGTTTTGCGGTGGTGGGCGGCGGAGGTCGTGGTGTCACTGAAGGGCTGCTCGGCGCCGCGGTGATGTCGTGATGGCGTCATCGAGTGACGCCAGGCGGCTGACCTGCGGGAATGGGGGTGTGGGGTGCGGGTCGGGGCGTGGGTAGCGCTATTGGTGCTTGCGGTGGCGCCATTGTGGTGCCATGATGGCGTCATGAACCTCACGCAGTACGTCGATCAGCTCCGGCAGGAACTCGCCGTGGCCGCCGAGGCCGGCGGGGATGAGGCGCGGGCCCTGGCCGAGCGGCTCACCGCCCCGCTCGAGTCGGCCGCCCGGCTCACCCTGCTGAACGCGCTCTCCGCCGCGGCCGACGAGATCACCGTCGACCTCGCGCCCGGCTCGGTGGACGTACGACTGCGAGGCCTGGACCCGGAGTTCGTGGTGACGCCGCCGCCCGCGGGCGAGCCGTTCGACGCCCAGGCCGAGTACGCGGCGCTCATGTCGGCCCAGCCGTCGCCGCCGCCTCCGCCGCCGGCCGCGCCCGACGCCGTGGACGACGGCGGTACCGCCCGGGTCAACCTCCGTCTTCCTGCGCACATCAAGTCGCGGGTGGAGGAGGCGGCGAACCGGGACAGTCTCTCCGTCAACGCGTGGCTCGTCCGCGCGGTGTCCGGCGCGTTGGACCGGCCCGACGGCCGGAGTGGCCGGGCGGGTGCGGGGGGCGGTCGCCGCGAGGCCTGGAACTCCGGGACGGGGTTCACGGGCTGGGTGCGGTAGGGCGGACGCGCTTTCCGCGGGCGCCCGCACTCTTCTTGCTTCCCGTGCGTACGGCCACCGTTCCGTACGGCCCCTCCGTGCTCCCATCTGTACTGCTCTCCGTACTCGCCCAGTACTCACCCTGTACTCACCTCGTACTTCCCAACACCCTTCGCCGACCGAGCCCTTGAGGGCTCGGCGAGCCCTTAGGACGGGACAGCCATGCCTTCTTTCGACAGCCCGAAGCCCATCAGCGCCACCGTCACCCTCAGGGTCGGGACGCTCCGGATCACCGCCGGGGACCGTACGAACACGGTCGTCGACGTACGGCCCAGCAGCGCGACGCAGGACGCGGACGTCAAGGCGGCCGAGCGCACCCGCGTCGAGTTCGCCAACGGCAAGCTCCTGGTCAAGGGGCCCAAGGACCGGCCCATGTTCGGCAAGGGCCCGTCCGTCGACGTGGACATCGTGCTGCCGACGGGGTCCGGGGTGCACGCCACGACCGTCATGGCGCACGTCTCCGCCGAGGGCGGGCTCGGCGACTGCGAGATCAAGACCTCGGCGGGTGACATCCAGGTCGAGCGGACCGCGGCCGCGAGGCTGACCACGGGGTACGGGGACATCTCCCTGGGCCGCGCGGACGGTCAGGTCGACGTCTCCACGTCCTCCGGCGAGGTCCGTGTCGGTGAGGCCAAGGGGACGGTCGACATCAAGAACTCCAACGGCATCATCGTGCTGGGCGACATCGAGGGCGACGTCAAGGTGAAGGCGTCCAACGGCTCCGTCACCGTCGACCGCGCGGCCGCCGACGTCAGCGTCAAGACGGCCAACGGGGCGGTGCGGCTGGGGGAGGTGGCCCGGGGCGAGACCGTCGTCGAGGCGGCGGCGGGCAGGATCGAGATCGGCATCCGCGAGGGTACGGCGGCGTGGCTCGACGTACGCACGAAGGCGGGAACGGTCAGCCAGGCGCTGGAGGAGTCCGGCCCTTCGGCGCCGGACGAGCCGGCCGACACGCTGAAGGTCCACGCCCGCACGGGAATCGGCGACATCAAGATCCACCGAGCGTGATCCGCGCGGCGGGCGTATGGGGCCGATCCGCTCGGCGGGCGTATGGAGCGGATCCGCTCGGCGGGCGTATGGAGCGGATCCGCGCGGTGGGCGTACGGAGCTGATCCGTGCGGCGGCCGTACGGAGCTGATCCGCTCGACGGGCGTATGGAGCTGATCCGTGCGGCGGCTGTACGGAGCTGATCCGCTCGACGGGCGTATGGAGCTGATCCGCGTGACGGCCGTACGGTTCCGGTCCGCTTCCGGAACGGTTGCCGGCGCCTCCCGGGCCCACGGCGCCCCTCCGACCCGCGGCGCCTCACCCGGGCCCCACTCGCACCTGCCCTGGTCCGCCCAGGGTGCCCTCGGCGCGCGGCTGCCGGACCTACCCGGCCTACCCGGGCTTACCCGACCTACCGGGACCTGGTCCCGACCCCAGCCTGAACGGCCACCCGTGACGCCCCCCCAGTGCCTCCCCGGCCCAGCGGCTTCCCCCGCTCGGGGCCGCGTTCTGAACCCGGACCGAACCGCACGGCACCTCGCCTGAACGGCACCGGCGGCCGAACGGCACGGCCTGAAGGACAGCGACCTCCGCCTGACGGGCAGTGGCCTCGGGCTGAACGGCTCCCGGC from the Streptomyces venezuelae genome contains:
- the cimA gene encoding citramalate synthase encodes the protein MTETSTPDDSFHVFDTTLRDGAQREGINLTVADKLTIARHLDDFGVGFIEGGWPGANPRDTEFFARAKDEITFRHAQLVAFGATRRAGAKAADDPQVNALLASGAPVITLVAKAHDRHVELALRTTLDENVEMVRDTVSYLVAQGRRVFVDCEHFFDGYRANPEYAKAVVRAASEAGADVVILCDTNGGMLPAQVQAVVSTVVADTGARLGIHAQDDTGCAVANTLAAVDAGATHVQCTANGYGERVGNANLFPVVAALELKYGKQVLPEGSLREMTRVSHAIAEVVNLTPSTHQPYVGVSAFAHKAGLHASAIKVDPDLYQHIDPDLVGNRIRMLVSDMAGRASIELKGKELGVDLGDDRELIGRVVDRVKERELQGYTYEAADASFELLLREEAEGRARRYFRVESWRAIVEDRPDGTHANEATVKLWAKGERIVATAEGNGPVNALDRALRVGLERIYPQLAKLELVDYKVRILEGKHGTSSTTRVLISTTDGVGEWSTVGVAENVIAASWGALEDAYTYGLLRAGVEPVE
- a CDS encoding alpha/beta fold hydrolase, giving the protein MSQVQVHEQYVEVAPGVRVWTERRGAPDAPALLLVMGAQASGLGWPEPLVEALAAHHHVIRYDHRDTGRSDRPFDENPYAVTDLARDPIAVLDALGVERAHIVGLSLGGMLCQLVLADHPERVLSATLMGTCALSETPYVRPDGVRVPVAELPGIAPEILEMWSRPVEDHGREAELDRRVEHWRLLSGDQLPFDAAYFRDLERGIIDHAGRYLESSAHALADSSGMVRTAELAANRVPVLVVSATAEPVFPVPHPQHIAQVVAGARLVEIPGMGHALPPAVHGSLVKAILEHTAGDAVEGVRAGR
- a CDS encoding YceI family protein; the protein is MGIFGRKNDTVTAPAATAPVAVSPELAALTGEYTIDPTHTTIGFVARHAMVTNVKGSFLDFTGTLHLDGSEPARSTASLDIKMESIDTGNADRDGHLKSADFFKTDEFPEMTFRSTRTEALGGDDYRVTGDLTILGTTKPVTIDLEFNGSAKDPFGNERVGFEGKAEILRSDWGLTWNAALETGGMLVSDKIKLNFDISAIKAGS
- a CDS encoding DUF4097 family beta strand repeat-containing protein; its protein translation is MPSFDSPKPISATVTLRVGTLRITAGDRTNTVVDVRPSSATQDADVKAAERTRVEFANGKLLVKGPKDRPMFGKGPSVDVDIVLPTGSGVHATTVMAHVSAEGGLGDCEIKTSAGDIQVERTAAARLTTGYGDISLGRADGQVDVSTSSGEVRVGEAKGTVDIKNSNGIIVLGDIEGDVKVKASNGSVTVDRAAADVSVKTANGAVRLGEVARGETVVEAAAGRIEIGIREGTAAWLDVRTKAGTVSQALEESGPSAPDEPADTLKVHARTGIGDIKIHRA